The sequence CACGACCTGGTGCTCGAGCAGCAGTCGGACGTGCTGGACCTGATCCAGCTCGAGACCGGCAAGGCGCGTGCCTCGGCGTTCGAGGAGGTCGCCGACATCGCGCTCGTCGCCCGTCACTACGCCTCCCGTGCGCGGCGCTACCTCGCACCCCGGCGGGTCCCGGGCGTGGTGCCCGGCCTCACGAGCACGCGGGTGCTGCGCCACCCGGTCGGCGTCGTCGGCATCGTCGCGCCGTGGAACTTCCCGCTGACCCTGACGCTCGGCGACGTCCTGCCCGCGCTCGTCGCCGGCAACGCGGTGCTGCTGCGGCCGGACCCGCAGACCGCGCTGACCGCGCTGTGGGCGGCCGAGCTGCTCGAGGACGCGGGGCTGCCGCCGGGCGTGCTGCAGGTCGTGGTGGGCGACGGCCCGACCGTCGGCGGCGCGGTCGTCGAGCACAGCGACCACGTCAGCTTCACCGGCTCGACCCGCACGGGCCGCGCGGTCGCCGCGAACGCGGGCGAGCGCCTGGTGCCCGCGACGCTCGAGCTCGGCGGGAAGAACGCCATGTACGTCGCCGACGACGTGGACGTCGACACCGCGGCCGAGGGCGCCGTGCGCGCGTGCTTCGTCGGCAGCGGGCAGGTCTGCGTGAGCATCGAGCGGGTCTACGTCCACCGCGACGTGGCCGACGAGTTCGCCGAGGCGTTCGCGGAGCGCGCCCGCGCGCTGCGCCTGGGCGCCGGGCTCGACTACCGCGCCGACGTCGGGTCGCTCACGTCGGCCGCCCAGCTCGCGACCGTCGTCGAGCACGTCGAGGACGCGATCGGGCACGGCGCGCGGGTGCTGGCCGGGGGAGTGCA is a genomic window of Cellulomonas fulva containing:
- a CDS encoding succinic semialdehyde dehydrogenase; amino-acid sequence: MSQDHGPQDGQHGSAELFDPETDPLATYVLEPDDVATLLRRVVSSPGAATHLSHAPFTGAPIAAVPLSTPDDVARAARRARAAQRLWAARPLRERTAVLSRVHDLVLEQQSDVLDLIQLETGKARASAFEEVADIALVARHYASRARRYLAPRRVPGVVPGLTSTRVLRHPVGVVGIVAPWNFPLTLTLGDVLPALVAGNAVLLRPDPQTALTALWAAELLEDAGLPPGVLQVVVGDGPTVGGAVVEHSDHVSFTGSTRTGRAVAANAGERLVPATLELGGKNAMYVADDVDVDTAAEGAVRACFVGSGQVCVSIERVYVHRDVADEFAEAFAERARALRLGAGLDYRADVGSLTSAAQLATVVEHVEDAIGHGARVLAGGVHRTDVGPWFYEPTILADVPPQARLFREETFGPVVSLYPVASDDEAVAAMNDTEFGLNASIWTADTRRGAALARRVHAGTVNVNEGYVAAWGSVGAPQGGWGASGIGVRHGREGLWETTRLQTVAVQRGAHGGPLGLPPLGLRRLYELGPEVWPTVYTELLRAMKAARLP